CATCAGGTTGCTGGTGGCGATCGCGCGGCGCTGCGTCTGATAAACGGCCGTCTGCGTGAACTGCGCGACGTTCATGTTTTGCGCGATGGCGTCGATCCACGCCTTGTCGTGCGGCCGGAAATTTTCGCCGTAACCGATGTCCGTGCCGCTCTTGCCGGTGTTATCGAACCTGGCGACGCGCCGCTGCTGCAATGCGGCAATGTCCGCGCCTTGCTGTCGATAGACGCACATCGTCACGAAGTTGGAATTCCACGGCGAGGGCGCCGCAGTGCCGGTGCCGAAGTAGCGCGCGTAGAGCGCTTTGAAGTGCGCCTGCTGATCCGCCGGACTCAGGAACGGCTGGTCGTAGCCCGGGCTGTCCGGTTCGAGCCAGTGATCGACGTTCTGGTCGTAGTGTGCGATGGGGAACAGCGTGATGGTGTCGATCGGCGCGTGCGCGTCGTGCGTCGGCGACGGGTTGCTGCAGGCGGTGATCGCCGCGAACGCGGCGCACAGCGCGGCGGCGCGGCAGGCGTTCGGCCAGACGGCGGCAAGGCGGGATAGAACGGCAACGGGCATGAGGTTCGGCGAAGAAGGTCCAGGGCACGATGATACGGTGTCGGCGCATTGTGCAGCACGTTGTACCGGCGCCGCGTCGTGCACACCCATGCACAACGCTTATGTGGTTTCATTGGGGTTCGCATCGTCCAGAGCGGCTGCGCGATACCGCGCTTCACGCGCAGGCTGCCGCAGCCGGCGAGCGTTTCACTACGCTCACTGCTCAACCCAGCGCATGGCCTCGAAACAACGTTCGTACGAGGCCGTCTAACCAAGGAGAACAACATGCAAACCAGCGCACGCAATCAATTCGCCGGCGAAGTCACCGGACTCAAACACGGCGCCGTGAACGACGAAGTCACGCTGCGCACCCAGGACGGCCTCGAGATCGTCTCGATCATCACGCATGGCAGCGCGACGTCGCTCGGCCTCGCGGTGGGCAAGAAAGCCTTTGCGCTGGTCAAGGCGTCGTCGGTGATCGTGATGGTCGATGTCGCGAAAGAGCAGGTGTCGGCGCGCAATTGCATCGCCGGTACGGTGTCGGCGCTCACGAAGGGCGCGGTGAATTCCGAAGTGTCGATCAGCGCCGGCGGCGCGCAGATCGCGGCGATCATCACCAATGAGAGCGTCGATCGCCTCGGCCTCGCGAACGGCAAAGCGGCAACGGCGATCTTCAAGGCATCGAGCGTGATCATCGGCGTCGATCAGTAATCGTTGCGTGGTTTTTCCCGGTGGTTTCCGCTTTGCGCGGAGGCCGACGGGTCTGACGGAACCGGAAGGAAAGAGGGCTTTGCTGTGTGCCCGTCGCCGTGCGGCGCGGGCGCGCGCCGTGAAGGAAATGGCGGCTTGCTTTAAACTGCACGACTCGCTGTTCCTCTTTCCGCTTTCATCACGGACGCCGTCATGTTCGAAGTCTCCTCCGCCTCGCATCTGCCCAAAGCCGCGCACTACGAAGAACTGGTCGCCCAGGCGCGCTCGCTGCTTGCCGGCGAAACCGACTGGATCGCCAACGCCGCGAATTTTGCCGCCTTCGTGTTTCATTCGCTCAACGATCTGAATTGGGCCGGCTTCTATTTCCACGACGGCCAGGAACTGGTCGTCGGACCGTTCCAGGGCAAGCCCGCGTGCGTGCGCATCGCGCTCGGCAAGGGCGTCTGCGGCACGGCCGCGCAAACCCGTCAGACGCAGGTGGTGCGCGACGTGCACGAGTTTCCCGGCCATATCGCCTGCGATTCGGCCTCGCAATCCGAAATCGTCGTGCCGCTCGTCGCGCCGGACGGCACGCTGATCGGCGTGTGGGATGTGGACAGCCCGAGCGTCGCGCGCTTCGACGAAGAAGACGCGAAGGGCATGGAAGCGCTGTGCGCGGTGTTCATCGAAGCAGCGCTGCCGCGCGCCGCGTAAAAAGCAGAACAGCGGTGCGGTGGCACCCTATGCTTTTCCGTACATAGAGTCAATGCAGTTCAGGGGATGGGTCGGCGGACCTCATCCCGCTATCGTTCTCTCCAACGCGCTCGAGACAGCTCATGAGCGCGACGAACCCCTACCAGGTTTTGGAGACACGCATGAGTTCCGCCACCGCTGCCACCGCCAGCCCGCTGACATTTCAACGTTCCCCCGCATTACCCCGCAATTGCACTTTCGATAGCCACGACTGGGAGATTCTCAGCCGCTACTGGCATCCGGTGGCGTTCGCCGCCGAAGTCACCGACAAACCCGTCAGCGTGACGCTGCTTGACGAACCGCTCGTGGTGTTCCGCTCGAACGGCCAAGTCGTGAGCGCGCGCGATATCTGTCCGCATCGCGGCGCGCCGCTCAGCCAGGGATGGGTCGACAACGGCAAGATCGTGTGTCCGTATCACGGGCTTGCGTATAACAGCGAAGGCAAGTGCAAACACATTCCGTCGCAAACGGATGGTCCGATTCCCGATCGTCTGCATCTCGTCACGCACGCGACGCAGGAAGCGTATGGGCTCGTGTGGGTGTCGCTGGGCGGCGGCCCGGAAGCCTTGCCGGAGTTTCCGTACTGGAACGATCCCGACTTCCAGCAGATCCTGCCGCCTTCAATCGACATCAACGCATCGGCGGGACGCCAGACCGAAGGCTTTATCGACGTCGCGCATTTTGCGTGGATTCACCACGACAGTTTCGCCGACCGCCACAACCCGTTCGTGCCGCAGTATTCGGTCGAACGGCGCGAACGTGGCATGCATGCGGAGTATGTGAGCACCGTCAGCAACTTTCCGAAATCGATGCAGCATCGCGCGCCCGAGGGGTATTTGTGGCACCGATTCTTCGAGGTGGACGTGCCGTTCTTCGCGCGTCTCACGGTGCACTTTCCCGAGAACGGCCGTCTGTCGATCCTGAACGCCGCGAGCCCGGTCTCCGCGCGTAAGACGCGTCTGTTCGTGCCGATCGTGCGTAACTTCGACAAGGACCTGCCGCTCGAGGACGTCTACGCATTCAATCGTCAGGTGTTCGAAGAAGACCGCGCCATCGTCGAGCAGCAGCGTCCGGAAGACCTGCCGATCGACCGCGCGGCGGAAGCGCCGATTCTGGCCGATCGCTCGTCGGGCGCCTATCGGCGTGCGCTGGCCGAGATCGGTCTCGGTCAGGCTTATGTGCGCTAAAGCGCGCGGTGATTCGGGAGAGAAGCCATGAAAGTATGGGAATGTGTGATCTGCGGCTTTCGCTACGACGAAGCGCTGGGCCTGCCCGAAGCGGGCATTGCGCCGGGCACGAAGTGGGAAGACGTACCGGACGACTGGCTGTGCCCGGACTGCGCGACTGGCAAGCACGATTTCGAAATGCAGGTGATCGCATGACGGCCGCTCAGCAGGAGAACAACGTGTTGCCGGTGGTGATTGTCGGCACGGGCATGGCGGGTTACACGGTCGCGCGCGAGTTGCGCAAGCTCGACAGCGGCGTGCCGATCGTGATGATCAGCCGCGACGACGGCAGCTTCTATTCGAAGCCGATGTTGTCGAACGCGCTCGCGATGAAGAAAGAGCCGCATGCGCTGGCCAGTTTCGACGCGCTGGCGATGGCGGCGCAACTGGGCGCGTGGATTCGTGTGCGTCAGAAGGTCGAGCGCATTCTGCCCGCCGAGCATACGTTGGTGGTGGATAACGCCTTGGTGGCCTACGGCAAATTGGTGCTGGCCACCGGCGCCGATGCGCGTCGCTTGCGCGTGGCGGGCGACGGCGCGGACGACGTGCTGTCGATCAACGATCTCGACGATTACGCGCGCTTTCGCCTCGCCCTCACG
The nucleotide sequence above comes from Paraburkholderia aromaticivorans. Encoded proteins:
- a CDS encoding TOBE domain-containing protein, yielding MQTSARNQFAGEVTGLKHGAVNDEVTLRTQDGLEIVSIITHGSATSLGLAVGKKAFALVKASSVIVMVDVAKEQVSARNCIAGTVSALTKGAVNSEVSISAGGAQIAAIITNESVDRLGLANGKAATAIFKASSVIIGVDQ
- a CDS encoding GAF domain-containing protein; translated protein: MFEVSSASHLPKAAHYEELVAQARSLLAGETDWIANAANFAAFVFHSLNDLNWAGFYFHDGQELVVGPFQGKPACVRIALGKGVCGTAAQTRQTQVVRDVHEFPGHIACDSASQSEIVVPLVAPDGTLIGVWDVDSPSVARFDEEDAKGMEALCAVFIEAALPRAA
- a CDS encoding aromatic ring-hydroxylating oxygenase subunit alpha, whose amino-acid sequence is MSSATAATASPLTFQRSPALPRNCTFDSHDWEILSRYWHPVAFAAEVTDKPVSVTLLDEPLVVFRSNGQVVSARDICPHRGAPLSQGWVDNGKIVCPYHGLAYNSEGKCKHIPSQTDGPIPDRLHLVTHATQEAYGLVWVSLGGGPEALPEFPYWNDPDFQQILPPSIDINASAGRQTEGFIDVAHFAWIHHDSFADRHNPFVPQYSVERRERGMHAEYVSTVSNFPKSMQHRAPEGYLWHRFFEVDVPFFARLTVHFPENGRLSILNAASPVSARKTRLFVPIVRNFDKDLPLEDVYAFNRQVFEEDRAIVEQQRPEDLPIDRAAEAPILADRSSGAYRRALAEIGLGQAYVR
- a CDS encoding rubredoxin, giving the protein MKVWECVICGFRYDEALGLPEAGIAPGTKWEDVPDDWLCPDCATGKHDFEMQVIA